AGTTTAGGTAGGGTTAATTTTAAGAATCAATTTATCTTAATAGATCTGTTGCATCTGTTTTTGAAAAATCCTGGGCGGGTATTTCCTAAGGAAGTTCTTGTAAGAAAAGTTTGGGATCAAGAGTATGATCCGACGATTCATGACAATAAAATTTATGTGACCATTAAAAGGTTGCGTCAATTGATTGAACCTGACTTTAATAAACCGAAATATATTTTTCGGGGTAAAAACGGCTACTATTTAAATAAATCCGCAAGGGTACTAGTTGGCCATTAATAACGAGATCACATAACTTCGATGTGACGGATGGGGAAATGATGTATTTACGAAATCTTACTTTAGCCTTTTTGAGCGTTTTATTGTTTTCTATGGCAGCGGTTGCTAAAGATGGCCCGTTTCCAGTGGCGGGAGCAGTTGGAAAGTGGTGGGTATCCCAAGGTTCGTCATCAAAGTATTCAGTTCAGATAGAAGTAGGTAAAAACTACAGTAAAAATATCTTAAAACTTGATGACCAAAAAGAAATCATCGTTTCAGTAGTGTTACGAGACGAAAAAAACATCGTTGTTGGAACTGGTACCAAGGTACATAAACTCAAAAAGTCGGTTTTAGTGGTTCCAATGTATGATTTGCGTACGGGACAGTCTTTTCAACTTGTGATGCGTGCTATTTATGATAATGTCCGCTCCACAAATGCACGGCCGTTTAAGCTGTCTGCGGATGTAGTTGATCTGTATGACCAATTAAATCCGTTGCGAAGATTGGTTCTAGAACGGCTGAACTAAAAATGGGTGCTTAGCTCAGCGGTAGAGCGTCTGCCTTACAAGCAGAATGTCGTAGGTTCGATCCCTACAGCGCCCACCAAGTTTTATAAGTTTAGGTTTCAAGTTGGGGTGTTAGTTAAGTTGGTTATAACGTCCGCCTGTCACGCGGAAGGCCACGGGTTCGAGTCCCGTACACCCCGCCATTTTCAACAAGCATTTTAAGCCGATCAGGCAAATCACCAAATAACCTAAGTACTTGAAACCACGAGGCAGAGCCTCGCATTGTCAGCCCGAAATTTCGTGAAATTTCACGAAATGTCATGAGTTTGCTTCTTCCATGCTTCTTTTTTGCTTCTTATTTCTAGAGCTAAATTGCTGAAATGCCGTCGATAACGGGTTCAGTAATTTTCTGTGAACTCTGTAGTTCTGCGCTGATTTGCTTTTAGACCTGCTTCAAAGTTTAAACGGGAATTTTTCCGCTTTGAGGCAGGTCTTCTTCCTTTCGTTCTTCTGATCGCTCACTCCATTGCCGTGCGCTTTTCCTTTCCCTTTCCAAAGGGCCCGCCCGTCCTTCGGACCGTCATGCCTTTGGGCTATCGCTAAAAGGGCAAGGGCTTACGGCACTCCATTCGCTTTCGATGCCCCTTTCCCCTCTGCTTTGGGCGAAGGGGAAAAGGTTCCTCGAATCAACGAAAGGAAAAGTCCATGAAACAGTACAGCTCAGAAATGAAAAAGGTCGTTCTCAACATTTTGAAGAGTCATGATCAGCTTGAAAAGTTCCTTAGTTCCGAAGAATTTCATTACAGGATCGAACGCCCAAGCTTTCTTCCTCTAGTTATTGAGCGCCAATCCGAAAGAGTGACAGTGACTCACTTGAAAAAGATCAACGTTCCGTTGCAAGTCTCAAATTGCGCTGAATTTTTTCAACTGTTTATTTCATCGGACGGTAGTGTCTCAATCCTCAGAATAGTTCAGCGAACTGAAACCGTTCGAATGTTGCTCCAATTCATTCTTTAGAGCCCGCCAGGAAGGAATGCGATGAGAAAGCAAATCGTAGAATTCCGTCCCGTGATTCAAAATTTTAGCATGAGTCAGTTCATGAACAATCACATAGTCGATGCACTCCATGGGCGATACAACAAGTTCTGCATTAAGCACGACGAGGTTTTTATTGGGATGAAATTCGCCCCACCTTTTGGACATTTTTTTAATTAAAAGCTGAACGGAGTCCTGCATGAAGACTTGAGCATGGAAACTGAACCTTTCGGATAAAACCCCACTAGCTTTTTTAAAGTACCATCCAAGCAAAAGTGACCGTTTTAGTTCAAGATTTTCAGGAAACGTACAATTGAGGATTAGCTTGTCGTCCAGAATCTCAACGGCATCGTAATTGGATTCAAAAATCTTGAGGCGATAATGCCGACCTAAGAAGTAAAAACTCTCGCCAGACACCAACGCCTTACTTGGTTGCGGTACTGGATTAAATCCTGCCAGTCTTTGCTGCTCCAGAAGCCACGAGCCTCGTTTGATAATAATTTCTTTGATCTTATCAAGGGTTGCATCTTGAGGTGCCGTCACTTCAACCGCACCATCAGGCAGTACAGCTATCCCCAGAGTCTTTCGTGCGGATCTCTTGATTCTAAATTCAATTTTAGAACTTCCGTATTCTACAAACTCAAGCACTCTTAAGTGTTCCTTCTCTTTGCAACCATGATTAGTGTGTTAATGATCTCGTCCATCTTGTCCGAGGTCAAATTTAATTCGTGCCGCCCCTTCAGTGCGTAAAGTAGATCCTCAAGGTCGATGGCCATTTTATTCTGCACATCACGGTTGCCCGACCAATCACGGATCTTGTGTTTCTCTATGACCTCATGAACTTTTAAAGCACTGTCGGCCATAACCTCGTCTGCATCAGCAACTTCAAGACCAAGCTCTTGTCGTAATACACCGTAATAAGCTTTCGCATCGTCTGAGTTTCGGATGCTGGCCGGATAATCGGACTTATTTTTTCCCCGCATAGTTTCCATGGCTTCAGTTACCTTCGCCAAATACTGACCATCAGACAGTCGTTTGGCCCTGTGGGCTTTGATGGCTTCATCAATCATTTCAGATAATTTTTTATAAAGAGCTGGATCTTCTTCTGATTTTTCGGCGATTGATCTTTTCAATCGAGAAGCAATTGTGTCGGCCTTGGCGGCTTGATTTTCGATTCCATCCAATTCCTTTTGGAACTCAGCTTCATCAAATACGTTAGCCTGTTGAATGATGATTTTTACTTTGTCTGCTTCGACGTATTTATTAACCATATTACGAATCTGCTTTTCGTAAGATGAATAATCTACTGTTTCGCCGTAGCGTTGTTTTACCGCAGCGCGAAGCTCGATAAACATTTTCAGATCTCGCTGGTACATATTTTTAGTCTCAGCGGCAGTTTCATCTTGGAATTTCGCATTCCCGTTAGCAATTCTTAAGGTATTTGAAAATGCCGTTAGTTTTTTGTAGAATTCTTGACGACCGTCCAGGGGTTCAAGATGTCTCTGCAAACTTTCGGTGTCCGATTTATTTTGAACTTCTTTAAAAATCTCCCACACATTAGTGTGCCGTTGAGATAGTTCCCTGATTTCAAGTTCGGTGTTGACGATCGTACCTACGATGTCTTCCTTTTCGAAGCCCTCGTTTTCTAGCGCTGCGTAGGTATCGATTGCATCATTTAATTCACCGAAGATCCCGCGATAGTCGATAACAAGGCCGTGGCTTTTTCCTTCAAAGACGCGGTTCACCCTAGCAATCGCTTGTAGGATATTATGTTCTTTCAGCCTCTTATCCACATACAGAACAGAGTTTTTTGGAGCATCGAAACCTGTTAATAACTTATCTACAACGATCAGTACTTCTGGTTCATCAGATTTTTTAAAAGCTTTGATAATCTTTTCGTTATATTTTTCTTCAGAGCCATACTGAGCCATTACGCTTTTCCAGTAGGCTTGAACTTCTGGGATGTTGGATTCATCTAAATCTGCGTGATCTTCACGAGTATCAGGGCCCGAGATAATCACTTCAGTTTTGATTTCGCCGAAGCTATCAAAGAATTTCTTGTATCGGATGGCACTTTCTTTACTCGAGCAAGCCAGCTGCCCTTTGAAACCAGTTCCTTTAAAGTTCGCCTTAAAATGTTCTTGAATATCGAAAGCGATTTCTTCTAATCGCTGATTAGTTTTTAATATTTCTTCTTCTCGGTGGAACTTCTTTTTAAGATCCGCTTTCTGCTGATCAGTTAAGTCTTTCGTAATCCGCTCGAACCATTTATCGATCTGCTCTTTATTACCACGAAGCTCGCTCATGCGGCCTTCATATAAAAGCGGAACAACTGCGCCGTCTTTCACGGCTTGATTCATTGTGTATTTATGAATGAAGCCACCAAACTTTTGGGCCGTCGTTTTTTCTTTCTTTAAAAGTGGTGTGCCCGTAAAGCCTATGTAGCAAGCATTCGGGAGCATATTCACCATCTTGGCATGACTGATTCCGTACTGTGATCTGTGGCTTTCATCCACCAGCACAAAAACATTGTGACTTAAAACTTTCAGGTCTTTCTTTTTACTGGCCGATTCAAACTTGTCGATAATGGTTGTGATGATGGATTTCTTTTCTTCTTCAATCAGGTCGATTAAGTTTTGACCGGAACTTGCCTTAGCAAGCTCAGCCTCTTTGCCGCAAGCAAGGAAGGTCTTATAAATTTGATCGTCCAAATCCACACGGTCAGTGACCAATACAATCCTTGGATTTGTGATGCTTTCATCAAGGGCCAGTGCCTTGGCCATCATCACCATCGTGAGCGATTTACCAGAACCTGTGGTATGCCAGATGACTCCGCCTTGTCGTTTTTGATCGCCACGAACTTTGGTGACTCGCTTTAAGGTTTCTTTGATCGCGAAATACTGTTGATAGCGGCAAACTTTCTTTTCTTTATTGTCGAAGACAATAAACTGATAAATCAGCTCCATCAATCGTTCGGGCCGAAGTAGTGAATGAATGGTCCGATCTTGGGCCGATGGTAGACGACTGCCATCATTCCAAAGACCTTCCATGATTTTCTGTATATGAGGTTCTCGCTCAGAAAAGATTATAGTTTTATCTGAAACACTCAGCGGTTTGTTAATTAAGACCTCGAGACCTTTTTCTTGACCCTCGGAATCTTCTTCTTTCCACACAGCCCAGAACTCTTCTGATGTCCCAGTGGTTCCGTACTTGGCTTTGTTCTGGGCAAGACTCAGTAGAATTTGCGAAAAGGTAAACAGTTCGGGAATTTCGTCAGTCTTTTGATTTCTTAAGCACTGACTAATTCCTTCTTTAACTGCGTCATCGTTGAGCCCCGGCTTTTTACATTCAATCACTACAAGGGGGATGCCGTTGACGAATAAAACAATGTCCGGTCGTCTGGTTTGATGCGAGTGTCGTTTCTCAACCTCGTATTCATCAGTCACATGGAAGATGTTTTTATGCGGTTCTTTCCAGTTAATGAATTGCAGCGAATAGCTGCGGCTCAGGCCATCAATGCTCTGCTCTAAGCTTTTACCTAAAGTAAGCAGATCATAAATTCGCTCGTTATTTGATAAGAGTGAGTCAAAAGGGATATTAGAGATCGCAGTAACGGCCTCTTTGATATTCTCACGACTAAACAGGACAGCTCCATTTTTAGATTTGATGGAGTTGTTCTTAGCAAGCCAATCCTCAAGTACGGATTCTAGCACAACTTTGCTTTGCTTGCCGTCACGGAGCTTGATCGTTTCGCTTGGTGCCAGATATTGATAGCCAAGGTTTACCAAAAGGTGAATAGCGGGGATGTGGGAAACCAAATCCTCCGTGTGTTTTGCTATAGCCATTTTTACTTCCTTCCTTGGCCTGTGAGGATGTACTTACCCCCAAGGTTAGATGTATCGATCTCGATAAATTCAAAGCTGTTGTCGTAGTACATGACTTCAAGAGTGAGTTGTGAAGAATCAATTTCTATTGATGCTTGAAATATCTCGGTCGGTGATAAGACAAAATCTGTAGCTTCCTGCTCGAATTTAGGCTGATACTTGTCTAGGTCTTCAGGTGAATATCTTTTTACCTTTAGCAAGGTTGGGTCTAACAATTTGAAGCCTAAAGACTGGCGACCATTCCCTAATATTCTCAGTCTTCTAACAGGCAAGGATTCCTTACCAATATTAATTATAGTCATGCCGCCAAAAACTTTTGGGGTTAAACTTTGGGTTCCATTGTACCAAATATGAACGAGAGGCTTTTTGGTCACCTCCACAGACGCCTGTAGGTTTAGGGTGCTTTCTGAGACTTTCCACATCCGCCATGCCGCTAATGCTGAAACGACCGTGGCCACTGCACTAACACCTGTTGCCACCAACATAACCCAAGTTGATAAATCACTCATATACTTCCGCCCCAAAGATTTGCGGAATCTGCATCAAATAGAATGACTTCTAGAGGCGATCTCGCTGCACGCTCAACATTAAGGCTTTGCGCCTTATTAATAAGATCAGCAGGATAATTGGGATTACCACCACGGAATAAACTGATAAATATTCGTTTGATTTTACCTTTTCTGATATGACCTAAAATATGATCGTCAGAATTATTTAGTGAGTGTCCAAATACAAACAGATCGGCATCCTTCATGTCACACACAGCCTCAAAACTCCGAAGCGCT
The sequence above is a segment of the Oligoflexia bacterium genome. Coding sequences within it:
- a CDS encoding SprT family zinc-dependent metalloprotease, which codes for MLEFVEYGSSKIEFRIKRSARKTLGIAVLPDGAVEVTAPQDATLDKIKEIIIKRGSWLLEQQRLAGFNPVPQPSKALVSGESFYFLGRHYRLKIFESNYDAVEILDDKLILNCTFPENLELKRSLLLGWYFKKASGVLSERFSFHAQVFMQDSVQLLIKKMSKRWGEFHPNKNLVVLNAELVVSPMECIDYVIVHELTHAKILNHGTEFYDLLSHRIPSWRALKNELEQHSNGFSSLNYSED
- a CDS encoding type I restriction endonuclease subunit R; the encoded protein is MAIAKHTEDLVSHIPAIHLLVNLGYQYLAPSETIKLRDGKQSKVVLESVLEDWLAKNNSIKSKNGAVLFSRENIKEAVTAISNIPFDSLLSNNERIYDLLTLGKSLEQSIDGLSRSYSLQFINWKEPHKNIFHVTDEYEVEKRHSHQTRRPDIVLFVNGIPLVVIECKKPGLNDDAVKEGISQCLRNQKTDEIPELFTFSQILLSLAQNKAKYGTTGTSEEFWAVWKEEDSEGQEKGLEVLINKPLSVSDKTIIFSEREPHIQKIMEGLWNDGSRLPSAQDRTIHSLLRPERLMELIYQFIVFDNKEKKVCRYQQYFAIKETLKRVTKVRGDQKRQGGVIWHTTGSGKSLTMVMMAKALALDESITNPRIVLVTDRVDLDDQIYKTFLACGKEAELAKASSGQNLIDLIEEEKKSIITTIIDKFESASKKKDLKVLSHNVFVLVDESHRSQYGISHAKMVNMLPNACYIGFTGTPLLKKEKTTAQKFGGFIHKYTMNQAVKDGAVVPLLYEGRMSELRGNKEQIDKWFERITKDLTDQQKADLKKKFHREEEILKTNQRLEEIAFDIQEHFKANFKGTGFKGQLACSSKESAIRYKKFFDSFGEIKTEVIISGPDTREDHADLDESNIPEVQAYWKSVMAQYGSEEKYNEKIIKAFKKSDEPEVLIVVDKLLTGFDAPKNSVLYVDKRLKEHNILQAIARVNRVFEGKSHGLVIDYRGIFGELNDAIDTYAALENEGFEKEDIVGTIVNTELEIRELSQRHTNVWEIFKEVQNKSDTESLQRHLEPLDGRQEFYKKLTAFSNTLRIANGNAKFQDETAAETKNMYQRDLKMFIELRAAVKQRYGETVDYSSYEKQIRNMVNKYVEADKVKIIIQQANVFDEAEFQKELDGIENQAAKADTIASRLKRSIAEKSEEDPALYKKLSEMIDEAIKAHRAKRLSDGQYLAKVTEAMETMRGKNKSDYPASIRNSDDAKAYYGVLRQELGLEVADADEVMADSALKVHEVIEKHKIRDWSGNRDVQNKMAIDLEDLLYALKGRHELNLTSDKMDEIINTLIMVAKRRNT